A genomic segment from Nicotiana tabacum cultivar K326 chromosome 7, ASM71507v2, whole genome shotgun sequence encodes:
- the LOC107824278 gene encoding pyruvate kinase isozyme A, chloroplastic: MAVVGDLALMGTKISPNKLISKLEKRVFGVPVSSSQRFSFSHARNLEVIKKSRIAVKAVMQVGLEKIQSSSELKSLKEEYLGFDVVTERELKENGFLGLRKTKLVCTIGPACCSLDELEKLALAGMNVARLNMCHNSREWHQDVIRKIKMLNQEKGYSVSVMIDTEGNQIQVVDHGSSSSVKAEEDSIWYFTTEKFEGSRPFTIQANYEGFSEGVNPGDEIVIDGGMATFEVTERVGNDLRCKCVDPGLLLPRAKLSFWRDDKLLGRDCDLPTLSPKDWSDIVFGISEDIDFIAVSFVKDADAIKHLKAYLATKSSKAIKVLAKIESVESLRRLEEIVEASDGIMIARGDLGVEIPLEQIPSVQDDITYVCRQLNKPVIVASQLLESMVEFPTPTRAEVADVSEAVRQYADALMLSGESAIGSYGMKALSVLRTTSTRMEQSCREENRQTLLHQRKLGVSLPDQIAEQICNCAVEMADNLGVDAIFVYTRHGKMASLLSRNRPNPPIFAFTNDNSTRMALNLQWGVTPLLTDLSDDMEANVKKTVELIKAKGMIKADDAILVVSDIIPISTAQTIFQSIQVMTIA; encoded by the exons ATGGCAGTAGTGGGAGATTTAGCTTTGATGGGGACTAAGATCAGTCCAAACAAGTTAATTAGTAAATTGGAGAAAAGGGTGTTTGGTGTTCCAGTTTCTTCAAGTCAAAGGTTTAGTTTTTCTCATGCTAGAAATTTGGAAGTTATAAAAAAATCAAGAATTGCTGTCAAAGCAGTGATGCAAGTGGGGTTGGAGAAAATTCAAAGTTCAAGTGAATTGAAGAGTTTAAAAGAAGAGTATTTAGGCTTTGATGTGGTGACAGAAAGGGAACTAAAGGAAAATGGATTTTTGGGGTTAAGGAAAACAAAGTTAGTTTGCACAATTGGACCAGCTTGTTGTTCTTTGGATGAGTTGGAGAAGTTGGCTTTGGCAGGTATGAATGTGGCTAGGCTAAATATGTGTCATAATTCAAGGGAATGGCATCAAGATGTGATTAGGAAAATTAAGATGTTGAATCAAGAAAAAGGTTATAGTGTATCAGTCATGATTGATACAGAGGGGAATCAAATACAGGTGGTTGATCATGGCTCTTCATCTTCTGTCAAAGCAGAG GAGGATTCAATCTGGTACTTTACTACTGAGAAGTTTGAAGGTTCTCGTCCGTTTACAATTCAGGCAAATTATGAAGGTTTTTCTGAAG GTGTCAATCCTGGTGATGAAATTGTCATAGATGGAGGAATGGCAACCTTTGAAGTTACTGAGAGAGTTGGGAACGACTTGCGGTGCAAGTGCGTAGACCCTGGTCTGCTTCTGCCTAGAGCTAAATTGAGTTTTTGGAGAGATGACAAGCTTTTAGGAAGAGATTGTGATCTCCCCACTTTGTCACCAAAG GATTGGTCTGAcattgtttttggaatatctgaAGATATCGATTTCATTGCCGTTTCATTTGTAAAAGATGCTGATGCAATCAAGCATCTGAAGGCCTACCTCGCAACTAAATCCTCCAA GGCAATAAAAGTGTTGGCAAAGATAGAGAGTGTAGAGTCTCTCCGAAGGTTGGAGGAAATTGTTGAGGCTTCTGATGGGATTATGATAGCAAGGGGAGATCTTGGAGTAGAGATTCCACTTGAACAAATTCCATCTGTTCAGGACGATATTACTTATGTTTGCAGGCAGCTCAACAAGCCCGTTATTGTCGCCTCTCAACTTCTGGAGTCAATGGTTGAATTCCCAACTCCAACACGAGCAGAG GTTGCAGATGTTTCTGAAGCGGTTCGACAGTATGCTGATGCATTGATGTTATCTGGTGAGTCAGCCATTGGATCATATGGAATGAAGGCTCTTTCTGTCTTGCGAACAACTAGCACCCGAATGGAACAATCATGTCGTGAAGAGAACAGGCAAACTTTGTTGCATCAACGTAAACTTGGAGTATCTTTGCCAGATCAAATTGCTGAGCAAATCTGCAATTGTGCAGTGGAAATGG CTGACAACCTAGGGGTGGATGCTATATTTGTATACACAAGGCACGGGAAGATGGCGTCTCTTCTTTCACGAAACCGTCCAAATCCTCCTATATTTGCATTCACAAATGACAACAGCACTCGGATGGCTCTCAATTTGCAGTGGGGAGTTACTCCCCTACTCACTGACCTGTCCGATGACATGGAAGCTAACGTTAAGAAAACTGTCGAACTTATAAAAGCTAAGGGGATGATAAAGGCGGATGATGCTATTTTGGTGGTATCAGATATCATTCCAATTTCTACTGCCCAGACTATTTTCCAGTCTATTCAGGTGATGACCATAGCTTAG